The sequence GTCTTGACCGTCGCGACCGGTATGGCGAGAACCTCGCCGATCTCGGTCACCGACTGTCCGTGATAGTAGGCAAGGTCGATCACCGTGCGGTGTTCTTCCGGCAAGGCGTCGATGAAGCGGCGCAAGGCGGCGGCCTTGTCCTCTTTCATGGTGACGACCTCCGGCGTATCGGCGCCGTCGGGCACCGCGGCGGCCGCCTCGTCGTCGATCCAGTCTTCCTTCTTCTTGCGCAGCAGCGACAGCGCCTTGAACCGGGCGATGCCGAGCAGCCATGTCGAGACTTCGGAGCG comes from Mesorhizobium japonicum MAFF 303099 and encodes:
- a CDS encoding sigma-70 family RNA polymerase sigma factor, whose amino-acid sequence is MTASTETDRALVDRVAKGDRAAVRLLFMRHHARVYRFVARQTGSEMMADDIANEVFLELWRQAPGFEGRSEVSTWLLGIARFKALSLLRKKKEDWIDDEAAAAVPDGADTPEVVTMKEDKAAALRRFIDALPEEHRTVIDLAYYHGQSVTEIGEVLAIPVATVKTRMFYARKKLGESLKAAGYDRGWP